A region from the Drosophila takahashii strain IR98-3 E-12201 chromosome 2L, DtakHiC1v2, whole genome shotgun sequence genome encodes:
- the Ziz gene encoding dedicator of cytokinesis protein 9 isoform X3 has translation MERKFTRGLNKLGSAVQMRENVSQLVRESAVLNKPLVVEPIDFEAFIAKNKTVIQNDPQRELLIYPADDVSEIIMPRKQRTNAKSVADRFDPPNEAIVCPLHGPSIIANGNGHSQVSRQGSLQSNGSHHNGNGNGHTSSSSSSSLSNSNGHGQLSRKSSQCSNGSSSHKDSSYESALSSITLRSHLAQPEEVDEFADDGHGEDMIDGQPHGSRAECTRFTRQALYTYRAKNHLIHYKYNAYGGNCHDLPSISPAEELLEEVYEIDADQDRIDEQMTRSQADTITKQGYLLKGPDSASDRMFANIGNKSFKRRYCYLRQEIDGTYILELHKDEKQGEAKATIVMDFCTDVVQNPKRGRFCFELRMTTGHKSFTLAAENEQDFKDWLSKINSVLAQNRAQEEKRNASLERQPSIGSNPGPQLQPPAMEPPTFGTLKGLDQSLHPQLMKYGRETDHSIALARREQRRRLFACYQSPAKSSGSDNVEQYREHFGTRLLLTCHNLRFRLQCIPQDEGSAAGVEQQVEPYITSLALYDAKANRKLSENFYFNVNEQWAAQLLPNTPVPSSVAGCGVPRKSAEGDERSSASQAPHSLFDGVSAELLRSNRQQFQQLRQCMLSVTAPHADIYLVVRVEKLLQSGIAQAAEPYLKAGKDPKLGQKVYKAAKSCAQHIGHYRQPFAWAARPLFKQYSHELDVDPKREFEFSPIYRQELPKLRDDELLKLLIDYRKPEKLSKLTIIPGSLKMQMQFLDQTTPCGLSKSLAPLSTFSPNSKQSPTVELAEFQSQSERDAHPYTSFCNHLYVYPLSLQFDSQKLFSRARNITVVVELRDGDGEYSKPLKCIYGRPGQDLLVSQIACPVLHHNVTPTWYEEIKLRLPLGLFPEHHLLFSFYHVSCNLSKKRDAHAAFETPIGYAWLPLLQKNRICLEEQQLPVAATLPVGYLSIQPLGWGKGQNCGPDIQWIDNQRNLYTVGLRLDSTVLTADQHLHNFFGHCERLLEGGKTGAVPAETETCKILKAAHAIDMKSLINYLPTLLNELFTLLVHTQSEEIGLNVIRLITNIIHLISDQAKRADLLAAYVKYVFHAPYYSQQTARQRTVHGELCRHLPYLLNPSNPDFLIVNKFMRYSSIFFDLIVKSMAQHLLATGRIRMLRNERFPKEYADRVEQLIKALMPYITTRFEDLGEETNLLNRSLSKFVRQCLTYMDRGFVFRLIRCYMGEFSPGNPRILHEYKFNFLQEICQHEHYVPLNLPFVLNPKNRPPEMMQHFTLSEQFCRQHFLSGLLLQELKSSLNEVGHVRRHGLGIFKDLLAKHELDNRYQQRGQLSRIALLYVPWLGVVMDNIHRIDDLSESGACTPNGHVYADSASYTKRLSCSSSYVFSKDSSTFGSLTSTPRSKNRLTVHCDQPSPYRTSVHIKEHNYLAAIAGQPISNGISNLSLNSNTDSGHSQDTTTIGAYTNGDTDVALRNGHNRSVSVTHAQILSRCDKFSSVESKDLLLGFLFIIKHLSQDQMVGWWQNCNESETLQFLSILDLCLLQFRYVGKKSVVITSDTRQGRLAKANTLPARTQPPTGLENGNQEQQPNSGTLNQTREHLLEDMDTLARSQLALYESNLATEVGMIILDCLGMYVLQFRQLLADSLILPKVARVYLRFLQLGQSERLSKHVFAALRAFINNYAMALFKGNAMLCGQMVYELLKACDSRLVEIRHESCAVLYLLMRSNFEFSGRKALTRVHLQVIISVSQMIGNVIGLNNARFQESLSIINSYANSDKAMKGTGFPMEVKDLTRRVRTVLMATAQMQAHHMDPERLLELQHSLANSYASTPELRHTWLVTMARNHEQNGNFSESACCHLHIAALMCEYLRLRGGCSLSWSSTAFGKISRNIPLDEQGLKLDAGAQDSQYTEQMLLEQLKQCADFLDRAERFECLGELYKLILPMYERDRSYLDLAHCYEHLTQAYNKIVEVNRSGKRMLGRFYRVVFYGMMYFEEDHAIEYVYKEPKLTSLSEISERLAKQYKEKFGADVVKMIMDSSPVKVDELDAKLAYIQVTHVIPFFSKDELDQRLNEFEQNHDVDTFMYETPFTKSGAARGSVEEQWKRKTVIKTQYSFPYVLKRIPVKSREIIELSPIEVAIDEMQSKVSELEEIILPPADVKKLQLRLQGSVAVTVNAGPLAYAHAFLDAKVVNNFSLDRVGDLKDVFRDFIVVCQKALFLNERIISADQKEYHHVLKENYEKLCLALSELLDDESFQPLGDDADSINQRNSMALFNAISGASHNSRPYFVEQNTSNNTHHHSSHINTQNSTHHS, from the exons AACAAGCCACTCGTCGTGGAGCCGATCGACTTCGAAGCCTTtatagctaaaaataaaactgttaTCCAAAATGATCCACAGAGGGAGCTGCTCATCTATCCCGCCGATGATGTCTCG GAGATTATTATGCCGCGTAAGCAGCGCACCAATGCCAAGTCAGTGGCCGACAGATTCGATCCTCCCAACGAGGCGATCGTGTGCCCACTCCATGGTCCATCCATAATTGCGAATGGAAATGGGCACAGTCAAGTGAGTCGACAGGGAAGCCTTCAGTCAAACGGGAGTCACCACAATGGAAATGGCAATGGacacaccagcagcagcagtagcagcagcttGAGCAATTCCAATGGTCATGGCCAACTCTCCAGAAAGAGTTCACAGTGCTCGAATGGCTCGTCCAGTCACAAGGATTCCTCGTATGAGTCAGCCCTGTCCTCCATCACGCTCCGTTCGCACCTGGCTCAGCCGGAGGAGGTGGATGAGTTTGCGGACGATGGCCATGGCGAGGATATGATCGATGGACAGCCTCACGGATCCAGAGCCGAATGCACCCGATTCACACGGCAGGCTTTGTACACCTATAGAGCAAAGAACCACTTGATTCACTATAAATATAATGCGTATGGTGGAAATTGCCATGATCTGCCCAG CATCTCGCCTGCCGAGGAACTGCTGGAGGAGGTCTATGAAATCGATGCAGATCAGGATCGCATTGACGAGCAGATGACTCGCTCCCAGGCGGATACCATTACCAAACAGGGTTATCTCCTGAAAGGACCCGATTCGGCCTCCGATCGAATGTTTGCGAATATTGGCAACAAGTCGTTTAAGCGTCGCTATTGCTATTTGCGGCAGGAGATTGATGGGACCTACATATTGGAACTGCACAAGGACGAGAAGCAGGGCGAAGCCAAAGCCACTATAGTCATGGATTTCTGCACCGATGTGGTGCAG AATCCCAAACGTGGTCGTTTTTGCTTTGAACTCCGCATGACAACGGGCCATAAATCCTTTACCCTGGCCGCCGAGAACGAGCAGGACTTTAAGGACTGGCTTAGCAAAATCAACTCGGTGCTAGCCCAAAATCGTGCTCAGGAAGAGAAGCGAAATGCTTCTCTGGAGCGTCAGCCCTCCATCGGTTCGAATCCAGGCCCCCAGCTGCAGCCACCGGCAATGGAACCCCCAACATTTGGCACCCTCAAAGGTTTAGATCAATCACTGCATCCCCAATTGATGAAGTACGGCAGGGAAACAGATCACTCGATTGCCTTGGCCAGGAGGGAACAACGCCGTCGGTTATTCGCCTGCTATCAGTCGCCAGCCAAGAGCAGCGGTAGTGATAATGTAGAGCAGTATCGCGAGCACTTTGGCACACGGCTACTGCTCACCTGCCACAACCTGCGTTTCCGGCTGCAGTGCATCCCGCAGGACGAGGGCTCGGCGGCTGGAGTTGAACAGCAAGTGGAGCCCTATATCACCAGCCTGGCTTTGTACGATGCCAAGGCGAATCGAAAGTTGAGCGAGAACTTTTACTTCAACGTGAATGAGCAATGGGCAGCCCAGTTATTGCCGAATACTCCAGTTCCTTCGTCGGTGGCTGGTTGTGGAGTTCCTCGAAAGTCGGCGGAGGGCGATGAAAGGAGCTCTGCCTCCCAGGCACCGCACTCCCTATTCGATGGAGTCTCCGCCGAGTTGCTGCGATCGAATCGCCAGCAATTTCAGCAGCTCAGACAGTGTATGCTTTCTGTGACTGCCCCACATGCCGATATCTATTTG GTGGTGCGAGTGGAGAAACTTCTGCAATCTGGAATAGCTCAGGCTGCAGAACCCTATCTAAAAGCTGGCAAGGATCCCAAGTTGGGTCAGAAAGTCTACAAGGCGGCAAAGAGTTGTGCTCAGCACATTGGGCACTATAGACAGCCTTTTGCCTGGGCAGCAAGACCTCTGTTCAAGCAATACAGCCACGAATTGGATGTAGATCCCAAAAGAGAGTTCGAATTCAGTCCCATTTACCGCCAGGAATTACCCAAACTGAGAGACGATGAACTCCTCAAGCTGTTGATCGATTACCGCAAGCCGGAGAAACTGAGCAAACTAACCATCATTCCTGGTAGCCTGaagatgcagatgcagttTCTGGACCAAACGACGCCGTGTGGCTTAAGTAAATCCCTGGCTCCTTTGTCCACTTTTAGTCCAAATTCCAAGCAATCGCCCACTGTCGAGTTGGCCGAATTCCAGAGCCAAAGTGAACGGGATGCGCATCCTTATACGAGTTTCTGCAACCACCTCTATGTGTATCCCTTGAGTTTGCAGTTCGACAGCCAGAAATTATTCTCGCGAGCCAGAAACATCACGGTTGTGGTGGAGCTACGGGATGGCGATGGGGAGTACAGCAAACCTTTGAAG TGCATCTATGGTCGCCCTGGCCAGGACCTTTTGGTATCCCAGATAGCCTGCCCGGTGCTTCATCACAATGTCACGCCCACTTGGTACGAGGAGATCAAGCTACGACTTCCTTTGGGTCTTTTTCCGGAACACCACCTGCTCTTCTCCTTTTACCATGTTTCCTGCAATCTGAGCAAGAAAAGGGATGCCCATGCGGCTTTTGAGACACCTATCGGATATGCTTGGCTGCCGTTGCTTCAGAAGAATCGCATTTGCTTGGAGGAACAGCAGCTACCGGTGGCTGCCACTTTGCCAGTGGGCTATCTCTCGATTCAGCCCCTGGGATGGGGCAAGGGG CAGAACTGCGGACCGGATATTCAGTGGATTGATAATCAGAGGAATCTCTACACGGTGGGATTGCGTCTGGATTCCACGGTTCTTACGGCCGATCAGCACTTGCATAACTTTTTTGGACACTGCGAGAGATTACTGGAGGGTGGAAAAACTGGAGCTGTGccggcggaaacggaaacctGCAAGATTTTGAAAGCAGCCCACGCCATCGATATGAAGTCGCTGATTAACTATCTACCTACGCTACTCAATGAGCTCTTCACTCTGCTTGTTCACACTCAGTCCGAAGAAATAGGCTTAAATGTGATCCGATTGATAACGAACATTATCCATTTGATAAGCGATCAGGCTAAGAGAGCCGATCTCTTGGCAGCCTATGTGAAATATGTGTTTCATGCACCCTACTACAGCCAGCAAACTGCTAGGCAGAGGACAGTCCATGGAGAACTCTGCAGGCACTTGCCGTACCTCCTGAATCCCAGTAATCCCGATTTCCTGATCGTCAACAAATTCATGAGATACTCCTCGATATTCTTCGATCTAATTGTAAAGAGTATGGCCCAACATTTGCTGGCCACTGGCAGGATTCGAATGCTGCGCAACGAGCGGTTTCCCAAGGAGTATGCCGATCGGGTGGAGCAATTGATCAAAGCTTTAATGCCCTACATAACCACTCGATTTGAGGATTTGGGCGAGGAAACGAATCTGCTGAATCGCTCCTTGTCTAAATTTGTGCGCCAGTGTCTGACTTACATGGACAGGGGATTTGTCTTTCGATTGATTCGCTGTTACATGGGAGAGTTTTCGCCTGGCAATCCGCGGATACTCCACGAATACAAGTTCAACTTTCTGCAAGAGATTTGCCAGCATGAGCACTATGTACCGCTTAATCTGCCATTTGTTCTGAATCCGAAGAACAGACCTCCCGAAATGATGCAGCACTTTACTCTTTCCGAGCAATTCTGCAGGCAGCATTTCCTATCGGGACTGCTGCTCCAGGAACTAAAGAGTAGTCTCAATGAAGTGGGTCATGTAAGGCGACATGGTCTGGGAATCTTCAAGGATCTCCTGGCCAAGCACGAGTTGGATAACCGATATCAGCAGAGGGGTCAGCTCTCTAGGATCGCCCTGCTCTATGTTCCCTGGCTGGGCGTTGTGATGGACAACATCCACCGGATTGATGACTTGTCGGAGTCTGGAGCCTGTACGCCCAATGGTCATGTTTATGCGGACTCTGCTTCCTACACCAAGCGCTTGAGTTGCTCTAGTAGCTATGTATTCAGCAAGGACTCCTCCACTTTTGGCTCCTTGACTTCGACTCCGCGTTCGAAGAATCGACTGACCGTGCACTGCGATCAGCCGAGTCCATATCGCACTTCGGTTCACATCAAGGAGCACAACTACTTGGCTGCCATCGCTGGGCAGCCCATCAGCAATGGCATCTCCAATCTCTCacttaattcgaatacggatTCGGGG CACTCACAGGACACCACCACAATTGGAGCCTACACCAATGGAGATACAGATGTGGCCCTGAGGAATGGACACAATCGCTCGGTGAGCGTCACCCATGCACAGATCCTCTCCCGTTGCGATAAATTCAGTTCCGTGGAGAGCAAGGACCTTCTCCTGGGCTTCTTGTTCATCATCAAGCACCTCTCGCAGGACCAAATGGTGGGCTGGTGGCAGAACTGCAATGAATCCGAGACCCTGCAGTTTCTCTCCATTCTGGATCTCTGCCTCCTCCAATTTCGCTATGTGGGCAAGAAAAGTGTGGTGATAACTTCGGATACCCGGCAAGGACGTTTGGCTAAGGCCAACACTCTGCCAGCAAGGACACAACCACCCACAGGGTTGGAAAATGGCAACCAGGAACAGCAGCCAAATAGTGGAACTCTGAATCAAACCAGGGAACATCTCCTGGAGGACATGGATACTCTGGCTAGGAGTCAATTGGCTCTTTATGAGTCTAATTTGGCCACCGAAGTGGGCATGATAATATTGGATTGCTTGGGGATGTATGTCCTGCAATTCAGGCAACTCCTGGCAGACAGCTTAATCCTGCCCAAAGTGGCAAGGGTTTACCTGAGATTCCTGCAGTTGGGCCAATCGGAAAGGCTCTCCAAACACGTCTTCGCTGCCTTGAGAGCGTTTATCAACAACTATGCAATGGCCCTGTTCAAAGGCAATGCCATGTTGTGTGGTCAGATGGTTTATGAGCTCCTGAAGGCCTGCGATAGTCGCCTGGTGGAGATTCGCCACGAATCTTGTGCGGTTTTATACCTTCTCATGCGCAGTAACTTTGAGTTCAGTGGCAGGAAAGCTCTGACGCGAGTGCATCTGCAAGTTATAATCTCAGTATCGCAGATGATTGGCAACGTAATCGGGCTGAACAATGCCAGGTTTCAGGAGAGCCTGTCCATCATCAATAGCTATGCGAATAGCGATAAGGCGATGAAGGGCACCGGTTTCCCCATGGAGGTCAAGGATTTAACGCGACGAGTTCGAACTGTGCTCATGGCAACTGCCCAAATGCAGGCTCACCACATGGATCCTGAAAGGTTGCTGGAACTGCAGCATTCCTTGGCCAATTCATATGCCTCCACGCCAGAGCTCCGGCACACTTGGCTGGTGACCATGGCCAGAAATCACGAGCAGAATGGAAACTTTTCGGAGTCCGCCTGTTGTCATCTCCATATAGCTGCTTTGATGTGCGAATATCTGCGCTTGAGAGGTGGTTGCTCTCTTAGTTGGTCATCAACTGCTTTCGGGAAGATATCTAGGAATATACCCCTAGATGAGCAGGGCCTGAAACTGGATGCCGGTGCTCAGGACTCGCAGTACACAGAACAAATGCTCCTGGAGCAACTGAAGCAGTGTGCCGATTTCTTGGACCGCGCCGAAAGATTCGAGTGCCTCGGAGAGCTCTACAAACTCATCCTGCCCATGTACGAAAGGGATCGCAGTTACCTAGACCTGGCCCACTGCTACGAACATCTCACCCAAGCCTATAATAAAATCGTAGAGGTGAATCGTTCAGGAAAGCGAATGTTGGGTCGCTTTTACCGAGTCGTCTTCTATGGAATG atgTACTTTGAAGAGGATCATGCCATCGAGTACGTGTACAAGGAGCCAAAGCTAACTTCGCTGAGCGAAATCTCCGAGCGACTGGCGAAACAGTACAAGGAGAAGTTTGGAGCCGATGTGGTCAAGATGATCATGGACTCGTCACCG gttaAAGTGGACGAATTGGATGCCAAACTTGCCTACATACAGGTCACCCATGTGATTCCGTTCTTCTCCAAAGACGAGCTTGACCAGCGGCTCAATGAATTCGAGCAGAATCATGATGTGGACACTTTTATGTACGAAACCCCGTTCACCAAATCGGGAGCAGCCCGTGGCAGCGTAGAAGAGCAATGGAAACGCAAGACAGttataaaaa CTCAATATTCCTTCCCCTACGTTCTCAAACGTATACCCGTAAAATCCCGCGAAATCATCGAACTTAGTCCCATTGAGGTGGCGATCGATGAGATGCAATCCAAGGTTTCAGAGCTGGAGGAGATTATTCTCCCGCCAGCCGATGTGAAGAAGTTGCAGCTGCGTCTGCAGGGAAGTGTGGCGGTGACGGTAAATGCCGGTCCTTTGGCCTACGCCCATGCCTTCCTCGATGCAAAGGTGGTCAATAACTTTTCACTGGATCGCGTTGGAGATCTTAAGGACGTCTTTCG CGACTTTATTGTGGTCTGCCAGAAGGCTCTGTTCCTCAACGAGCGGATCATCAGCGCGGACCAGAAGGAGTACCATCATGTGCTGAAGGAGAACTACGAGAAGCTGTGCCTGGCGCTCAGTGAGTTGCTCGACGACGAGTCCTTCCAGCCGCTCGGCGACGATGCCGACAGCATAAACCAGCGCAACAGCATGGCTTTGTTCAATGCGATCAGTGGCGCCTCCCATAACTCAA GACCGTATTTTGTTGAGCAAAATACCAGCAACAACACCCACCACCACAGTTCCCACATAAACACACAGAACTCCACACACCATTCATAA